From Anopheles coluzzii chromosome 3, AcolN3, whole genome shotgun sequence, the proteins below share one genomic window:
- the LOC120958983 gene encoding uncharacterized protein LOC120958983 — protein MMKYFLVLATVVALGQALHYGDEGIDVKINVEKNSNSYLTGRLPQGSFEYGLDVVKQKDNHFQHKVKGPDDVTYGCYGFVDPDGKPHLVHYVSDLKGYRIVPPESATKIYISRLERSINNVYQASQEKNVQWKDLFFPPACKQLYTETKVAAPPTTPRPTPPRTPSTTRRPAPTTRRTTPAPPPPAPAEPEFTASSNLCPSVVQAPPADLRAAQPACSSVCGELKDELKDIKAKLKTLLDTLAEKPKGRAGNGGGKFAYFPVMLSDGLPDGVDASSAQFAFPAVPQQCGRQ, from the exons atgatgaaatatttcttaGTG CTAGCGACGGTTGTTGCACTCGGCCAAGCGCTTCACTACGGTGACGAGGGCATCGACGTGAAGATCAATGTGGAGAAAAATTCCAACTCCTACCTGACCGGCCGGCTGCCGCAGGGCTCGTTCGAGTACGGGCTGGACGTGGTGAAGCAAAAGGACAACCATTTCCAGCACAAAGTCAAGGGCCCGGACGACGTGACGTACGGCTGCTACGGCTTCGTCGACCCGGACGGTAAGCCCCATCTGGTGCACTACGTGTCCGACCTGAAGGGGTACCGCATCGTGCCGCCAGAGTCCGCCACCAAGATCTACATCTCGCGCCTCGAGCGTAGCAT AAACAACGTGTACCAAGCGTCCCAGGAAAAGAACGTCCAGTGGAAGGATCTGTTCTTCCCGCCGGCCTGCAAGCAGCTGTACACCGAGACGAAGGTTGCCGCGCCACCAACCACCCCACGACCGACGCCACCACGCACGCCCTCGACAACGCGTCGCCCCGCTCCTACCACCCGCCGTACGACTCCGGCCCCACCGCCACCGGCGCCAGCCGAGCCCGAGTTCACCGCGTCCAGCAACCTGTGCCCGTCGGTTGTGCAGGCACCGCCGGCCGATCTTCGGGCCGCCCAGCCCGCCTGCTCCTCCGTCTGCGGTGAGCTGAAGGACGAGCTGAAGGACATTAAGGCGAAGCTGAAGACGCTGCTGGACACGCTGGCGGAAAAGCCGAAGGGTAGGGCGGGCAATGGTGGGGGCAAGTTTGCCTACTTCCCGGTGATGCTCAGTGACGGACTGCCGGACGGTGTCGATGCCAGCTCGGCCCAGTTTGCGTTCCCGGCCGTCCCCCAGCAGTGCGGTCGACAGTGA